From the Plasmodium gaboni strain SY75 chromosome Unknown, whole genome shotgun sequence genome, the window tttttgtcattagaaaaatatataaattattacttaaaattgataaaattgtttaaatctttatactttttattttaattttttacaaTATAAATTCCTAATTGATACTATGTTTCTTccatttattttattaaagaGCTAATTTTATCTTATTTAAATTGAACTAATATAggttatatatataattatatttatttatttacacgtgtatatatttttatatagtTCTATGTCAATATGAAACTTACAATAATAAGGATATACTTGTAAGAACAAAAACGTTGTGATGAATATAATCTAAAATTATAAATCACACATGCatagaataaaatataattcgtacaaatatatttttaccTGAATTCACACGAATACtgtataataaaataaatatatatatatatatatatatgtattatttgttttataattaaatttgatgtttttcattatttattttaccataatattctttatatatatattcaagATCAATTTTGTATAgctttttattttcttatataaGTAACATATTTGTTGAACGAACAATGAAACCACTTTATATAACTTTCATATTCTTTTTGCTTTATATCATCAGCATATTTCATATATGATtcaattaattttttgatttcctttattttcttttctttttttaggttttcataaaaatgttGACTAAAAACAAAATCATCACGTGCTATTTTTTTAACACATTgaattttaaaataattcCAACTTTCTGaattcatatttaaataGGTTTTTATTTCATTCATACTTATATGGTGctcattatatttattcatataatgTTCTGTATAGTCTATTAATTTATCTATAATTTCATCTATTTCTCCTCTATTTATTCCAACCACATGACTCCATATACTTATAAGGTCATTTTTTGAtgtattttcatttatagTTTCGAGCACAGCTAAAACTTCCTTTCTATTTAAATGTTTGGTAAgatcattataatttataactttgtctttaattttttctttatcaGAACTTGCACCTTTTAAAGGGTCTTCCCTATTTAAaatcttttttaaatacatCTGATTTATTCTACTTAATAAgtcttcattatttaaaatgttacaactatttttattattctcCCTTTCATCTGTACCTTCCAattccttttttaattttgtatCCTTTGTTGTTCCTTTACCAGCCTTTTGTAATTCATACAGTTTCCTTTGACATATTTCAGATGATTTAATTGATGATACTTTGTTTTTTCTATCAATTGAAAAAttctataaaaaataaaataaacaaaatgttataataaaacatgatcataaaatgtaataataaaatataagCATAAAAGgcaaaatatatatatatatatatatatatatatatatatgttcacTTACTAATAGTCCCATACACAATATTCCTATAATAACTACaacaatatatttgaaaagaaaagacttcaaaaaaaaatttctaCCCATTCtcttcatttatttttatatataacgtgcaagaaaaaaaaaaaaaaaaaaaatttttataagaaactccttttcaaaaatttaaaatatccTTTAACACCaaatattgaaaaatataatatatttattatatatatttttttcagaatatcatatgaacaatatataaaaaaaaaaaataaacataattttttttggtttATAGTTATGTATTCCAAGGTTGTATTGGGTTTTTATAGCATTGTAATTTATTTGAggttatattttttttttttatttgcgtatttatttatttcatatatatttttataatatgaattatatattttttctcattttctcaaaataatatagtTCTCAAGTGttttaatgatattaattttaacaatcattttttttcaatatatatatataaaaaatatattattttttataaataataaaaaccgttattaaataagaataaatattaagtggaaatataattataatataaataaaaatatacatatatatatatatatatatatatattatttatacagTTGAAATATGTAGAACTTTGTTTTAATGTTTCTATATATTAGTATATTATTCgtgatataataaatattctCTTCTTCTATTCGatagaatatatttaacCTTATGTTTTTCCAAaagtatttatattttattaaattaaattctttccatttttatctttttctttcCCAATTTACAATTTTCTTGAACACCCCCAAAAAAAGGAGTAcacatttttaaaatggTACCCAAATTTTCCTACATAAAATTAGTActataattaaaaaaatattatattatattatatatatatatatatatttatttatttatttattttatttttatttatatacatataataagaaatgTATGTAGTATACATACTTCATAAACTAGTACATTTATACATAAACTTATCCTTCCTTATATCaataacattatttttttacgTATCTTcttaattttataatttttcatttatgaatattaaatatttataaaaatagaacAGTTTTTCctattcttttttataacaaaaatatatttttatctcttcacatatcaaaaaaaaaaaatgaaaacagtataaattattatattttcaacttaatatatcaaatattaATGCAAATTATTATGGAATACtacaatatttatatacataaataaataaaatgaaatgaaaaaaaaaaaaaattttacaAGTATTCCAAAACGTTAGGTAGTATATGAATGTTAATgtacataataaaatatataattatcaaattttgttattttcatttttatttctacttttatatttatttattttaaaggaatacatatataaaggtccaaaaaaaaaaagaaaaaaaaaattaattatttataaaaatatataatattaattaaattaatgTTTTTCAATTTCCTAGACACAacttaaaatatattttaactTATCAAGTATGTATTT encodes:
- a CDS encoding exported protein (PHISTa); the protein is MGRNFFLKSFLFKYIVVVIIGILCMGLLNFSIDRKNKVSSIKSSEICQRKLYELQKAGKGTTKDTKLKKELEGTDERENNKNSCNILNNEDLLSRINQMYLKKILNREDPLKGASSDKEKIKDKVINYNDLTKHLNRKEVLAVLETINENTSKNDLISIWSHVVGINRGEIDEIIDKLIDYTEHYMNKYNEHHISMNEIKTYLNMNSESWNYFKIQCVKKIARDDFVFSQHFYENLKKEKKIKEIKKLIESYMKYADDIKQKEYESYIKWFHCSFNKYVTYIRK